Proteins found in one Bordetella genomosp. 11 genomic segment:
- a CDS encoding NADPH:quinone reductase, with amino-acid sequence MRAALYSRNGPARDVLQVTDLPTPEPGPGEVRVKLALSGVNPSDVKSRAGSRPVTQGYIVPHSDGAGVIDRVGSDVPASRLGERVWIWNGQWQRPMGTAAQYIALSAEQAVPLPDNVGFEAGACMGIPGLTAMHGVILLGDVAGKTVLVTGGASGVGYYAAQMARLRGARVITTVGSAEKARRLEQVGVTDNILYKQEPVAERLLALTGGRGVDAIVDMDFSTTAGLVPAGAVAAHGVIAVYGSNQRGDIPLNFGAWLPRSLSLRFFLVYDLLPAQRRAAVDALSALLRDGALSHLVAPAFELDDIAGAHEAVESGRVLGNVVVALPD; translated from the coding sequence ATGCGAGCAGCCCTGTATTCCAGGAACGGACCGGCACGGGACGTCCTGCAAGTGACCGACCTGCCCACGCCGGAGCCCGGTCCGGGCGAAGTGCGGGTGAAGCTCGCGCTGTCCGGCGTGAACCCCTCCGATGTGAAATCGCGCGCGGGCAGCCGGCCGGTGACGCAGGGGTATATCGTGCCGCACAGCGACGGAGCGGGCGTGATCGACCGCGTGGGCAGCGACGTGCCGGCGAGCCGGCTGGGCGAACGGGTCTGGATCTGGAACGGCCAGTGGCAGCGTCCGATGGGAACCGCGGCGCAATACATTGCGCTGTCCGCGGAACAGGCCGTGCCGCTGCCGGACAATGTCGGGTTCGAGGCCGGCGCGTGCATGGGAATACCGGGCCTGACCGCGATGCATGGCGTGATCCTGTTGGGGGATGTCGCGGGCAAGACGGTGCTGGTGACGGGCGGCGCGTCGGGCGTGGGGTACTACGCGGCGCAGATGGCGCGGCTGCGCGGCGCCCGCGTGATCACGACGGTAGGGTCGGCGGAAAAAGCGCGGCGCCTGGAACAGGTGGGCGTGACCGACAACATCCTGTACAAGCAGGAGCCGGTCGCCGAGCGCCTGCTGGCGCTGACGGGCGGCCGCGGCGTGGATGCGATCGTCGATATGGATTTTTCCACGACCGCGGGCCTGGTGCCGGCGGGGGCGGTGGCCGCGCATGGCGTGATCGCGGTGTACGGCTCCAACCAGCGGGGCGATATTCCCTTGAACTTCGGTGCGTGGCTGCCCCGCTCGCTGAGCCTGCGGTTCTTTCTGGTCTATGACTTGTTGCCGGCGCAACGGCGGGCCGCGGTGGACGCCTTGAGCGCATTGTTGCGGGATGGGGCGTTATCGCATCTGGTCGCGCCGGCGTTCGAGCTCGACGATATTGCCGGCGCGCACGAAGCGGTGGAATCGGGCCGGGTCCTGGGCAATGTGGTGGTGGCTTTGCCGGACTGA
- a CDS encoding PAS and helix-turn-helix domain-containing protein, translated as MDVQPQLDYKQVFMLAPAGLCVSRWRVIAHANARLEAIFRYPPGQLNDTSFDALYPSGRDVARASESAGSALNARGIYACERIMKRLDGELFWCRLIGRSLTAGDPLASCLWTFEDLSVPHPVSPSLTDREREIALLIAEGKTSKMVARHLNLSPRTVEMYRSRLMTKFSTTTSSALAGRLMRPGEN; from the coding sequence ATGGATGTGCAGCCGCAGCTCGACTACAAGCAGGTCTTCATGCTGGCTCCAGCCGGACTATGCGTGTCGCGCTGGCGGGTCATCGCGCACGCCAACGCCCGCCTGGAGGCCATCTTCCGCTATCCGCCCGGACAGCTGAACGACACCTCCTTCGACGCCTTGTATCCCTCCGGACGCGATGTCGCGCGCGCCAGCGAAAGCGCCGGGTCGGCGCTGAACGCCAGGGGCATCTACGCCTGCGAGCGGATCATGAAGCGGCTGGATGGCGAACTGTTCTGGTGCCGCCTGATCGGCCGTTCCCTGACGGCCGGCGATCCGCTCGCATCATGCCTCTGGACCTTCGAAGACCTGAGCGTGCCGCATCCGGTGTCCCCGTCGCTGACGGATCGCGAACGCGAGATCGCGCTACTGATCGCCGAAGGCAAAACCAGCAAAATGGTCGCCCGCCACCTGAATTTGAGTCCGAGAACCGTGGAAATGTACCGCTCCCGCCTGATGACGAAGTTCTCCACAACGACTTCCTCGGCCCTGGCGGGAAGGCTGATGCGCCCCGGAGAAAACTGA
- a CDS encoding Bug family tripartite tricarboxylate transporter substrate binding protein, which yields MNPRNLPRIAALALCCALAPASHAADPFPSQPIRIIVPYAPGGASDVVARLLASTPGGGLGERIIVENRAGGASVAGTNVVATAQPNGYTLGMVDSAFPINATLLGGKLPYDTRKDFRAVILAATSPIVLSVNKDVPARNVAELIALAKSHPGRLNFSSAGNGTALHLAGEQFNMVTGAGLVHVPYRGGAPSVMAVVAGETQVNFSAPSTVLPHIQSGRLRALAVTGPHRLASLPDVPTFAEAGLPAVAGVISYGVIAPKGVPDDVVQKLAAGFDARLKAPDTARHIADLGFEAAGGGPDDYAKFLERAIDTSREIIQKAHITNGD from the coding sequence ATGAACCCGCGCAACCTGCCGCGTATCGCGGCTCTGGCGCTATGCTGCGCGCTTGCCCCGGCCAGCCACGCCGCCGATCCCTTCCCGTCGCAGCCCATACGCATCATCGTGCCCTACGCACCCGGGGGCGCCTCCGACGTCGTGGCGCGCCTGCTCGCCAGCACGCCGGGCGGCGGCCTGGGCGAGCGCATCATCGTCGAAAACCGCGCGGGCGGGGCGTCGGTCGCGGGCACCAACGTCGTCGCGACCGCGCAACCCAACGGCTACACGCTGGGCATGGTGGACAGCGCCTTTCCGATCAACGCGACATTGCTGGGCGGCAAGCTGCCCTACGACACCCGCAAGGACTTCCGCGCCGTCATCCTGGCGGCCACATCGCCCATCGTGCTGTCCGTGAACAAGGACGTCCCCGCGCGCAACGTCGCCGAACTCATCGCACTGGCCAAAAGCCATCCCGGCCGGCTCAATTTCAGTTCCGCGGGCAACGGCACGGCGCTGCACCTGGCGGGGGAACAATTCAACATGGTCACCGGCGCGGGACTGGTCCACGTTCCCTACCGGGGCGGCGCACCGTCGGTCATGGCGGTGGTCGCCGGGGAAACGCAGGTCAACTTCTCCGCCCCGTCCACCGTGCTGCCGCATATCCAGTCCGGCCGCCTGCGCGCCCTGGCGGTCACCGGCCCGCACCGGCTGGCATCCCTGCCGGACGTCCCCACCTTCGCGGAAGCCGGCCTGCCCGCCGTCGCGGGCGTCATCTCCTACGGGGTGATCGCGCCCAAAGGCGTGCCGGACGACGTCGTGCAAAAACTGGCCGCGGGCTTCGACGCGCGATTGAAAGCACCGGATACCGCCCGCCATATCGCCGACCTCGGTTTCGAGGCCGCGGGCGGCGGCCCGGATGACTACGCCAAATTCCTTGAGCGCGCGATCGATACCTCGCGTGAAATCATACAGAAGGCGCATATCACGAATGGCGACTAG
- a CDS encoding mandelate racemase/muconate lactonizing enzyme family protein produces the protein MKIVSIETLPIAVPYDSGAAPLPLGGKPRTEMESLLVRVTTDSGIVGWGDAFGVRIWPVTRLLIDRLAAPLCIGEDALRREDVVDKLVRTLYHFGRAGPLQYAISAIDIALWDIAAKAAGLPVHALIGPRRTADIPVYASLLPYRDPALAARFAARAVDQGYRYVKLHERDVPSVRESRAAIGPHTGLMVDLNCPFDLRQAEQFARDVAPYDPMWLEEPLFPVDDFDAMAELARRIDTPLAMGENVGNPVEFRRVLDSTGIAYAQPSAIKTGGITALLEVARDAARRGVRLMPHSAYFGPGLLATMHVLSTLETDPILERFYCEMPVELSGGATLPRNGTVRVPDVPGLGFEPDPEVLRRYAATA, from the coding sequence ATGAAGATCGTTTCCATCGAGACCCTGCCCATCGCGGTCCCCTACGATAGCGGCGCCGCACCGCTGCCGCTGGGCGGCAAACCTCGCACCGAAATGGAGAGCCTGCTCGTCAGGGTCACCACCGATAGCGGCATCGTCGGCTGGGGCGATGCCTTCGGCGTGCGCATCTGGCCGGTCACGCGCCTGTTGATCGATCGGCTGGCAGCGCCGCTGTGCATCGGCGAAGACGCGCTGCGGCGCGAGGATGTCGTCGACAAGCTCGTCCGCACCCTTTATCACTTCGGCCGCGCCGGTCCGCTGCAATACGCGATATCCGCGATCGACATCGCGCTGTGGGACATCGCCGCCAAGGCCGCCGGCCTGCCGGTGCATGCGCTGATCGGTCCGCGGCGCACGGCCGATATCCCCGTCTATGCCAGTTTGCTGCCGTACCGCGACCCGGCGCTGGCCGCGCGCTTTGCCGCCCGCGCCGTCGACCAGGGCTACCGCTACGTCAAGCTGCACGAACGCGACGTGCCTTCCGTGCGCGAATCGCGCGCCGCGATCGGCCCGCACACGGGCCTGATGGTAGACCTGAACTGTCCCTTCGACCTGCGCCAGGCCGAGCAGTTCGCCCGGGACGTCGCGCCCTACGACCCCATGTGGCTGGAAGAGCCGCTGTTCCCGGTGGACGACTTCGACGCGATGGCGGAGCTGGCGCGCCGCATCGATACGCCGCTGGCCATGGGCGAGAACGTCGGCAACCCGGTCGAATTCCGCCGCGTGCTGGACAGTACCGGCATTGCCTACGCGCAGCCCAGCGCCATCAAGACCGGGGGCATCACCGCCTTGCTGGAAGTCGCGCGCGACGCGGCCCGCCGGGGCGTGCGCCTGATGCCGCACAGCGCCTACTTCGGCCCCGGCCTCCTGGCTACCATGCACGTGCTCTCCACCCTGGAAACCGATCCGATACTGGAACGCTTCTACTGCGAAATGCCGGTGGAGCTTTCCGGCGGCGCCACCCTGCCGCGCAACGGCACGGTGCGCGTGCCGGACGTGCCAGGCCTGGGTTTCGAACCCGATCCGGAGGTCCTGCGCCGATACGCGGCCACGGCTTGA